The Chryseobacterium aureum genome contains a region encoding:
- a CDS encoding trimeric intracellular cation channel family protein: MHEQFNFAIEVLGTIAFSMSGSFAAMQKRLDPFGVLIIAFVTSVGGGTVRDLLLDIPVFWMHDLLMCALILVTSIFSMVFKSLEKNFKVTLFIFDSFGLGLFTIIGVQKGLNAGIHPMICIALGTITGCFGGIIRDILLNRIPLIFRKEIYATACILGGSAFLLMTRYTTLSYTFIQIFTILLIVAIRTFAVKYHWQMPKFYGYDQNSEM, translated from the coding sequence ATGCACGAACAGTTCAATTTTGCAATAGAAGTCCTGGGGACCATTGCCTTTTCCATGTCCGGAAGTTTCGCAGCGATGCAGAAACGGCTTGATCCGTTCGGGGTTCTTATTATTGCATTTGTAACTTCTGTAGGTGGAGGAACGGTAAGAGATCTATTGCTGGATATTCCGGTATTCTGGATGCACGACCTTCTGATGTGTGCCCTGATTCTCGTAACCAGTATTTTTTCCATGGTATTCAAATCTCTGGAGAAAAACTTTAAGGTCACCTTATTTATCTTCGACAGCTTCGGGCTTGGATTATTTACCATTATCGGCGTTCAGAAAGGATTAAATGCAGGAATCCATCCTATGATCTGTATTGCACTAGGGACAATCACCGGATGCTTTGGAGGGATTATCCGGGATATCCTGCTCAACAGGATCCCCTTGATTTTCAGGAAAGAAATTTATGCTACAGCCTGTATATTGGGAGGTTCAGCATTTTTGTTGATGACCAGATATACGACACTGTCATATACATTTATACAAATCTTTACTATTTTACTCATCGTTGCCATAAGAACATTTGCTGTAAAATACCACTGGCAGATGCCTAAATTTTATGGATATGATCAGAATTCGGAAATGTAA
- the coaD gene encoding pantetheine-phosphate adenylyltransferase — MKIAVFPGSFDPITLGHYDIIERAAPLFDKLIIAIGQNSQKKYMFPLEKRMEFIQNSVAEFPNVEVDSFEGLTVDYCFEKNAQYIIRGLRNPADFEFEKAIAHTNRTLAHKKLETVFLLTSSGKSFISSSIVREVINHGGEYELMVPDSVRVER; from the coding sequence ATGAAAATTGCTGTTTTCCCTGGATCATTTGATCCTATTACCTTGGGACATTACGACATTATAGAAAGAGCGGCACCGCTGTTTGATAAATTAATTATTGCGATCGGCCAGAATTCTCAAAAGAAATATATGTTTCCTCTTGAAAAAAGGATGGAATTCATTCAAAATTCAGTGGCAGAATTTCCCAATGTGGAAGTAGACTCATTCGAAGGCTTAACGGTAGATTACTGCTTTGAAAAAAATGCTCAGTACATTATCCGTGGACTGAGAAACCCAGCCGATTTTGAATTCGAAAAAGCGATTGCCCATACCAACAGAACTTTAGCTCACAAAAAACTGGAGACCGTATTTTTACTGACCTCTTCAGGAAAATCTTTCATCAGCAGCAGCATTGTAAGAGAAGTGATCAATCACGGCGGCGAATATGAACTGATGGTTCCGGACTCGGTAAGAGTGGAGAGATAA
- a CDS encoding D-alanine--D-alanine ligase, whose product MNKKSVAVVMGGYSDEYVVSLKSGQLIYDSLDRNLYDVYKVIVLKDEWYFLGENDQKYAINRGDFSVTLDNGETLQFDVCFNIIHGTPGENGILQAYWDAIGQKYTGCDFYQSALTFNKKDTLAVLSKYGIPSAKSIYLRKGENINVDEIVSELNLPLFVKPNQSGSSLGISKVKEKSELIAATEIAFKEDDEILIESFLDGMEVSVGVIDFKGETIVLGITEIVPTNEFFDYEAKYEGASEEITPARIDEETTKRVEEIAKRAYNSLGMSGFSRSEFILMNGIPYMLEMNTNPGFSPASILPQQARHYGISIMDLCGNEVEKALNK is encoded by the coding sequence ATGAATAAAAAAAGTGTTGCCGTAGTAATGGGAGGCTATTCTGATGAATATGTCGTTTCTTTAAAAAGCGGACAATTGATTTATGATTCTTTAGACAGAAATCTCTATGACGTATATAAAGTAATCGTTCTTAAAGATGAATGGTATTTTTTAGGTGAAAATGATCAAAAATATGCCATCAACAGAGGAGATTTTTCTGTGACTTTAGATAATGGAGAAACCTTACAATTTGATGTCTGTTTCAATATCATCCACGGAACTCCGGGAGAAAACGGAATTCTTCAGGCTTACTGGGATGCTATCGGCCAAAAATACACAGGTTGTGACTTTTATCAGAGCGCCCTTACCTTCAATAAAAAAGATACTCTTGCTGTTTTATCAAAATATGGAATCCCTTCTGCAAAAAGCATTTATTTAAGAAAAGGAGAAAATATCAATGTAGATGAGATTGTGTCTGAACTTAACCTTCCTTTATTTGTTAAACCTAACCAATCAGGATCTTCTCTGGGAATTTCTAAGGTAAAAGAAAAATCGGAACTGATTGCCGCTACAGAAATTGCCTTTAAAGAAGATGATGAAATCCTGATTGAAAGCTTCCTGGATGGGATGGAAGTTTCTGTAGGAGTTATTGATTTTAAAGGGGAAACCATCGTCTTAGGAATTACAGAAATTGTTCCTACCAATGAGTTCTTTGATTATGAAGCGAAGTACGAAGGCGCTTCTGAAGAAATTACCCCGGCAAGAATTGACGAAGAAACCACAAAAAGAGTAGAAGAAATTGCCAAAAGAGCCTACAACTCATTAGGAATGAGCGGTTTCTCAAGAAGTGAATTTATCCTGATGAACGGAATCCCTTATATGCTTGAAATGAATACCAATCCGGGGTTCTCTCCTGCAAGTATTCTTCCTCAGCAGGCAAGACATTATGGAATTTCCATTATGGATCTTTGTGGAAATGAAGTAGAAAAAGCACTGAATAAGTAA
- a CDS encoding PASTA domain-containing protein, with product MLKSLFNWKVLLNLVVAIGIFVGLVWLTFRWLEYHTNHGQEIPVPNIVNKSVHDAVKILDDTGLEYEVDSANYDPKYRPFQVLMVYPAPGSRVKDGRTVTLKVNPRTWAPIAVPNVINKYSGLAFQRLDQVGLKIGDTIYEPSIQKDALLRILYKGNAVNPGTRLPRFSIIDVVVGSGPMRNISIPNVVGLTVKEARAIITKSMFEVGLVEHEDGSKDESDIIYYQDPASGDVRDQGMQIDLWASKKTPAELRGKIEQLNSIYRMKVDTSLPPVRYEEVNTEPSYEAPPVPAPAPRRETPKPEVPKTETPKTQTSTSKPAGQGTEKPKTSMTPATGNTAKPAGAATTQQPAQKPKAKKVVVE from the coding sequence ATGCTTAAATCACTTTTCAATTGGAAAGTTTTACTGAATTTAGTAGTAGCCATCGGTATTTTCGTAGGCCTTGTATGGCTTACATTTCGCTGGTTGGAATACCATACTAATCACGGTCAGGAAATTCCTGTTCCCAATATTGTAAATAAATCGGTACATGATGCCGTTAAAATATTAGATGATACAGGACTGGAATATGAAGTAGACAGTGCCAATTATGACCCGAAATACAGACCTTTCCAGGTGTTAATGGTATATCCTGCACCCGGTTCCCGTGTGAAAGACGGAAGAACTGTAACACTTAAAGTAAACCCGAGAACCTGGGCGCCTATTGCTGTGCCGAATGTTATCAATAAATATTCAGGACTGGCATTCCAGAGGCTGGACCAGGTAGGTCTGAAGATCGGAGATACCATCTATGAACCAAGCATTCAGAAAGATGCTCTTTTAAGAATATTGTATAAAGGAAATGCAGTGAACCCGGGAACCCGTTTACCTAGATTCTCCATCATTGATGTAGTAGTAGGTTCCGGTCCTATGAGAAACATTTCGATTCCTAATGTAGTAGGGCTTACGGTAAAAGAGGCAAGAGCTATAATTACCAAAAGCATGTTTGAAGTAGGGTTGGTAGAACATGAAGATGGAAGTAAAGATGAATCTGATATCATTTATTATCAGGATCCTGCTTCCGGAGATGTTCGTGATCAGGGAATGCAGATAGACCTTTGGGCGAGTAAGAAAACTCCGGCAGAGCTGAGAGGTAAGATTGAACAGCTGAATTCTATCTACAGAATGAAAGTGGATACTTCACTTCCTCCGGTACGGTATGAAGAGGTAAACACGGAGCCTAGCTACGAAGCTCCTCCAGTACCTGCTCCTGCGCCTAGAAGAGAGACTCCGAAACCTGAAGTTCCGAAAACTGAGACTCCTAAGACTCAGACTTCAACTTCAAAACCTGCAGGTCAGGGAACAGAGAAGCCTAAAACTTCTATGACTCCTGCTACAGGAAATACAGCCAAGCCGGCTGGTGCTGCTACTACCCAACAGCCTGCTCAAAAGCCTAAAGCTAAGAAGGTAGTCGTAGAATAA
- a CDS encoding RluA family pseudouridine synthase: MSEDNEDFLDEELLESNSIENIDIDEENKGLYEHLNITVDSKQEPLRIDKFLLIYRQNSSRNKISQTCRAGNVIVNGTAVKQNYRVKPGDQISVLLTHPPRENVIIPQDIPVNIVYEDDDLVVVDKEAGMVVHPGFGNWDGTLVNALAFHFEKNGEKSDLDRVGLVHRIDKDTSGLLVIAKNEYALSFLAKQFFNRTTKRLYWAFVWGNMQDDEGTIRGHIGRHPKNRMQMSVYEDGSQGKHAVTHYKVLERFKYMTWVECKLETGRTHQIRAHFRHIGHTLFNDERYEGHTPLRGVNLPKYKQFIKNVFEILPRHALHAHTLGFIHPTTKKELYFESPMPKDMADAVKKWRNYLEN; encoded by the coding sequence ATGTCAGAAGATAACGAAGATTTTTTAGATGAAGAATTATTAGAATCCAACAGTATTGAAAACATAGATATTGACGAGGAAAATAAAGGATTGTATGAGCATCTTAATATCACTGTAGACAGCAAGCAGGAACCCCTGAGAATTGACAAGTTCCTTTTAATCTACAGACAGAATTCTTCAAGAAATAAAATTTCCCAGACCTGCAGAGCCGGAAACGTTATCGTGAATGGGACTGCGGTAAAACAGAACTACCGTGTAAAGCCGGGAGATCAGATCTCTGTACTGCTTACCCATCCTCCGAGAGAGAATGTTATAATTCCTCAGGATATCCCGGTGAATATCGTTTATGAAGACGATGATCTTGTAGTAGTGGATAAGGAAGCAGGAATGGTTGTCCACCCCGGATTTGGAAACTGGGACGGAACATTGGTGAATGCGCTTGCTTTTCATTTTGAAAAGAATGGTGAAAAATCTGATCTTGACAGAGTAGGCCTTGTTCACAGGATTGATAAAGATACCTCCGGACTGCTGGTGATTGCCAAAAATGAATATGCATTGAGCTTTCTGGCCAAACAATTCTTTAACCGTACTACCAAGAGATTATACTGGGCTTTTGTATGGGGAAATATGCAGGATGATGAAGGTACGATAAGAGGCCATATCGGAAGGCATCCTAAGAACAGAATGCAGATGTCCGTTTATGAAGACGGAAGTCAGGGAAAACATGCTGTGACGCATTATAAAGTTCTTGAGAGGTTTAAATACATGACCTGGGTAGAATGTAAGCTAGAGACAGGAAGAACGCATCAGATCAGAGCGCATTTCAGACACATCGGGCATACTTTGTTCAATGATGAAAGATATGAAGGACATACGCCTTTAAGAGGGGTGAATCTTCCGAAATATAAACAATTTATAAAAAATGTTTTTGAGATTTTGCCAAGACACGCTCTTCATGCCCATACCCTCGGATTTATACACCCGACAACAAAAAAGGAATTATATTTTGAGAGCCCAATGCCCAAAGATATGGCGGATGCTGTAAAAAAATGGAGAAATTATTTAGAAAACTAA
- a CDS encoding PorP/SprF family type IX secretion system membrane protein, with protein MRKLYAIVCLALLSNAYKAQESLPYYQQYLLDGEFLFNPAQYGKTDYVQLNANYQQQFSKFNNSPNVQSIGINANIFDRVGAGISVFRDSNGPISAGGITAGASYFIPLSSEGDRKDQFSFGTSVNFYNMNFDYSKINTEEGGDPLLRGEESNIFMVYANFGLAATYRGLFGGVSVNDIALSNDASIVNNYEPSPIKFFLNLGYNWNIADNITIAPSALINLNTNSTRMIDWNLMATFSNDINAFSFGVSYRTVQNRFDNQNLSISPIVKVRFNKFMIGATYNLGLSDIQSYGGNSFMIGLGYNFDNFINARGFRY; from the coding sequence ATGAGAAAACTATATGCTATCGTATGTTTAGCTCTTTTGTCAAATGCATACAAAGCACAAGAATCACTACCATACTATCAGCAATATCTTTTGGATGGTGAGTTCCTGTTCAACCCAGCTCAATACGGAAAGACAGATTACGTACAGCTCAACGCCAACTATCAACAACAATTTTCAAAGTTCAACAACTCTCCGAATGTACAGTCAATCGGGATTAATGCGAATATCTTTGATAGAGTAGGTGCTGGTATTTCTGTGTTCAGAGATAGTAACGGACCTATTTCTGCAGGGGGAATTACAGCGGGTGCTTCATATTTTATTCCTCTAAGTAGTGAAGGGGACAGAAAAGACCAGTTCTCTTTCGGTACAAGTGTTAACTTTTATAACATGAACTTTGATTATTCAAAAATCAATACTGAAGAAGGAGGTGATCCATTATTGAGAGGTGAAGAAAGTAATATCTTCATGGTGTATGCCAACTTCGGTTTGGCGGCTACCTACAGAGGTTTATTCGGGGGTGTTTCCGTAAATGATATCGCATTAAGTAATGATGCTTCTATCGTAAACAACTACGAGCCTTCTCCAATTAAATTCTTCTTAAACTTAGGATATAACTGGAACATTGCTGATAATATTACCATTGCACCATCAGCATTGATCAACCTTAATACCAACTCAACGAGAATGATCGACTGGAACCTAATGGCGACTTTCTCTAATGACATCAATGCATTCTCTTTCGGGGTAAGCTACAGAACGGTTCAAAACAGATTTGATAACCAGAACCTGAGCATCTCTCCCATTGTAAAAGTAAGATTCAACAAATTCATGATCGGAGCTACTTATAACCTTGGATTATCTGATATCCAAAGCTACGGAGGAAACAGCTTCATGATTGGTCTTGGTTATAACTTTGACAATTTTATTAATGCCAGAGGATTTAGATATTAA
- the hemW gene encoding radical SAM family heme chaperone HemW yields MIYIHIPFCKQKCSYCNFHFSTSLNFKDEMLRAMKTEIQLRKDELQNKNLKSLYFGGGTPSILSVDEINALIDEVLKYFSFEKDIEVTLEANPDDLDKNFLKQLAGTPVNRLSIGTQSFFEEDLKLMNRAHNASQAESSIKRAQDFGFENLSIDLIYGSPTSNLEIWKENLHKTMALEVPHISSYALTVEPKTALENWISKGKVKSPEEEEQNREFYYLSDFLKGNGFEHYEVSNFAKPGFYSRHNSAYWKYQEYLGIGPSAHSYNGFDVRSWNVANNQQYIKKLNDKLLAKEEEILSKEDQFNEMIMIGLRTIWGVDLESLKNTFSDKEMEHLKTEIKPKMDDGILVIENGHLKIPEKHWFMADGIASDLFII; encoded by the coding sequence ATGATATATATTCACATTCCGTTCTGTAAACAAAAATGCAGCTATTGTAACTTTCACTTTTCCACATCCCTGAACTTTAAGGATGAAATGCTTCGTGCCATGAAGACTGAAATACAATTGAGAAAAGATGAATTGCAGAATAAAAACCTGAAATCCCTGTATTTTGGAGGCGGAACTCCTTCCATTCTTTCTGTAGATGAAATCAACGCTTTAATAGATGAAGTTTTAAAATACTTCAGCTTTGAAAAAGATATTGAAGTCACCCTGGAAGCAAACCCTGATGATCTGGATAAGAACTTCTTAAAACAACTGGCCGGAACACCGGTAAACAGGCTCTCTATTGGTACTCAAAGCTTTTTTGAAGAAGATTTAAAACTCATGAACAGAGCGCATAATGCTTCCCAGGCAGAAAGTTCCATCAAACGGGCTCAGGATTTTGGTTTTGAAAATCTGAGTATCGACCTCATTTATGGTTCACCCACATCCAATCTTGAGATATGGAAAGAAAATCTTCATAAAACGATGGCTTTGGAAGTCCCTCATATCTCTTCATATGCTTTGACGGTAGAACCCAAAACTGCTTTGGAAAACTGGATTTCAAAGGGAAAAGTGAAAAGCCCTGAAGAAGAAGAGCAGAACAGAGAATTCTACTATTTATCAGATTTTTTAAAAGGTAATGGCTTTGAACACTACGAAGTCTCCAATTTTGCAAAACCCGGTTTCTATTCACGCCACAATTCCGCGTATTGGAAATACCAGGAATATCTTGGCATAGGACCTTCAGCACATTCTTATAACGGATTTGATGTCAGAAGCTGGAACGTAGCCAATAATCAGCAGTACATTAAAAAGCTTAATGATAAATTATTAGCTAAAGAGGAAGAAATTCTTTCCAAGGAAGACCAGTTTAATGAAATGATTATGATTGGTCTGCGTACCATTTGGGGAGTTGATCTGGAAAGTTTAAAAAATACATTCTCAGATAAAGAAATGGAGCACCTCAAAACAGAAATAAAACCCAAAATGGATGACGGTATTTTAGTCATTGAAAATGGACATCTGAAAATTCCTGAAAAACATTGGTTTATGGCCGATGGAATTGCCTCGGATTTGTTTATCATTTAG
- the murI gene encoding glutamate racemase — translation MKTKKQDYSHLSPSQPIGIFDSGVGGLTVAKEIKRLLPNEDLIYFGDTKHLPYGEKSREAIIEYSTKITNFLLEQNCKAIVIACNTATANALNEVMQSVAGKVPVIDVINPVAEKVSYEIHTNVGVIATKATVNSGLYKKSIRKHNKWIKVDELATPLLVPAIEEGFKNHPITHAIIYNYLSNNKLKNIETLILGCTHYPLLIDEIKQYYGNRVRVIDSPNIVANHLKIILDKYNLLHDHNPKPNYHFYLSDITKNFEKISKKFFGKTIDLELKVL, via the coding sequence TTGAAAACTAAAAAACAAGATTATTCACATCTTTCACCAAGCCAGCCTATCGGAATTTTCGATAGTGGAGTGGGAGGTCTTACTGTTGCCAAAGAAATCAAAAGACTGCTGCCTAACGAAGATCTGATTTATTTTGGAGATACGAAACATCTTCCTTACGGAGAAAAATCCAGGGAAGCGATTATTGAATATTCTACAAAAATCACCAATTTTCTGCTGGAACAGAACTGCAAAGCGATTGTAATTGCCTGTAATACGGCAACCGCTAATGCTTTGAACGAAGTAATGCAGTCCGTTGCTGGAAAAGTACCTGTAATAGACGTTATTAATCCGGTTGCTGAAAAAGTATCTTATGAAATTCATACGAATGTAGGTGTAATTGCTACCAAGGCAACAGTGAATTCAGGACTGTACAAAAAGAGCATCAGAAAGCATAATAAATGGATTAAAGTGGATGAGCTGGCAACACCTTTATTGGTTCCTGCCATTGAAGAAGGATTCAAAAATCATCCGATAACCCATGCCATTATTTATAATTATTTAAGCAATAACAAATTAAAAAATATTGAAACGCTGATTCTGGGATGTACCCATTATCCTCTTTTAATAGACGAAATCAAGCAGTATTACGGAAACAGAGTCCGTGTGATTGATTCCCCGAATATTGTAGCCAATCATTTGAAGATCATTCTTGATAAGTACAATCTCTTACATGATCATAACCCAAAACCGAATTACCATTTCTATCTTTCGGATATTACCAAGAATTTTGAGAAAATATCCAAGAAATTCTTCGGGAAAACCATTGATTTGGAATTGAAAGTACTATAA
- a CDS encoding nitroreductase family protein, which produces MNFLDKMKNRYTVKKYNPQGKISEEHIAELQQILNLSPSSINSQPWNFIFVNDPELKKQLGDKSYFNKEKVLDSSHVIVFQVIRNIENFEKQIEENLPEGAVNYYRTMVKPKGEKAIKSWLGHQVYLSLGVLLSACAAMGIDSTPMEGIEPEGYDAILNNEKYETLFAVAIGERDEADANQPKFNPKKRLNAEKVIVEA; this is translated from the coding sequence ATGAATTTTTTAGACAAAATGAAAAACAGGTATACTGTAAAAAAGTATAACCCACAGGGAAAAATAAGTGAAGAACACATTGCAGAACTTCAGCAAATTTTAAATTTAAGCCCTTCTTCCATCAACAGCCAGCCATGGAATTTTATTTTCGTGAATGATCCGGAGCTGAAAAAGCAATTGGGTGACAAGTCTTATTTTAATAAAGAAAAAGTACTGGATAGTAGTCATGTAATTGTTTTTCAAGTGATCAGAAACATAGAAAACTTTGAAAAACAAATTGAAGAAAACCTTCCGGAAGGCGCTGTTAATTATTACCGGACTATGGTAAAACCTAAGGGAGAAAAAGCAATAAAATCATGGCTTGGTCATCAGGTATATTTATCATTAGGAGTTCTTTTGTCTGCATGCGCAGCAATGGGAATAGACTCTACTCCAATGGAAGGAATTGAACCGGAAGGTTATGATGCTATTCTGAATAATGAAAAATATGAAACCTTATTTGCCGTAGCCATCGGAGAAAGAGATGAAGCAGATGCCAATCAGCCTAAATTTAATCCAAAGAAAAGATTGAATGCTGAAAAGGTAATTGTGGAAGCGTAA
- a CDS encoding winged helix-turn-helix transcriptional regulator, which produces MYTIDNKSYPCCTSVTMKFIGGKWKAVILHHLIGGAKRYNEIRKSIPTITERTLSLQLKQLEEDGIVDRKVFTEKPPLVVEYELTDFGRTLLPVLEAITKWGEESPVISKKIIRN; this is translated from the coding sequence ATATATACCATAGATAATAAATCCTATCCCTGCTGTACCAGTGTCACCATGAAATTTATAGGTGGAAAGTGGAAAGCAGTAATTTTGCACCACCTTATTGGCGGAGCTAAGCGATACAACGAGATAAGAAAATCTATTCCTACCATTACGGAAAGAACATTGAGTTTACAGCTAAAGCAGCTGGAAGAGGATGGAATTGTAGACAGGAAAGTGTTTACAGAAAAACCTCCTTTAGTGGTGGAATATGAATTAACAGACTTTGGAAGGACTTTACTGCCTGTTTTGGAAGCGATCACAAAATGGGGTGAAGAATCTCCGGTGATTTCAAAAAAAATAATCAGGAATTAA
- a CDS encoding RsmD family RNA methyltransferase, translating to MFRIISGKWKAKKIAAPKNFDVRPTTDFAKEALFSILENKYDMQSISVLDLFAGIGSITLEFASRGCQSITSVEMNPKHTAFINTTASELDMALQINMQRGDVFDWLKKFRNKKSFEIVFSDAPFEMEEKKYHELISLVLNNKYLKENGVLIVEHQSRMKLDHPNLIDTRKYGNVSFSFFEPNKEDNQEL from the coding sequence ATGTTCAGAATCATATCAGGCAAATGGAAAGCCAAAAAAATTGCCGCTCCTAAAAACTTTGATGTAAGGCCAACGACCGATTTTGCGAAAGAGGCTTTATTCAGTATTCTGGAAAACAAATATGATATGCAGTCGATCTCCGTGCTTGATCTTTTTGCCGGAATTGGCTCTATCACCCTTGAATTTGCTTCCCGGGGATGCCAGAGCATTACTTCTGTGGAAATGAATCCAAAACATACTGCATTTATCAACACTACAGCTTCTGAACTTGATATGGCGCTTCAGATCAATATGCAGAGAGGGGATGTATTCGATTGGCTTAAAAAATTCAGAAATAAAAAGTCTTTTGAAATCGTTTTCTCTGATGCTCCTTTCGAAATGGAGGAGAAAAAGTATCACGAGCTGATCTCTCTGGTATTAAACAATAAATACCTGAAAGAAAACGGAGTTCTTATTGTGGAACACCAAAGCCGCATGAAGCTTGATCATCCCAATTTAATAGATACCAGAAAATACGGAAACGTAAGTTTCAGTTTTTTCGAACCGAATAAAGAAGATAATCAGGAACTTTAA
- a CDS encoding DUF3822 family protein: protein MNVLNLLFTKDGLIYQIVKNKNILEEKSYFVTEETPANLIEQKLDEVLIKQRYEEIQVISAFNHFTLMPEGFSEHEAGFDLIAFNAPADREREELMLSINKKFNIQFYYTFPKNYYKKIKELAVPVHFNFSGEKFLSSISNKTHKEIHINLYHNQCEFFAIDNKKIILYNNLDVNSEVDFLYFIMFTLSKIGFGINETSFYAYGETTENETFISELQKFVKNLKIVFDNIPNKNFILN from the coding sequence ATGAACGTACTTAATTTACTTTTTACCAAAGACGGATTGATCTATCAGATTGTTAAAAACAAAAACATTCTGGAGGAAAAGTCTTATTTCGTTACTGAAGAGACGCCAGCCAATCTTATTGAACAAAAGCTGGACGAAGTTCTTATTAAACAGCGCTATGAGGAAATCCAGGTGATTTCCGCATTCAATCATTTCACCCTGATGCCGGAAGGTTTTTCTGAGCATGAGGCGGGATTTGATCTGATTGCCTTTAACGCTCCCGCAGACAGAGAACGTGAAGAGCTGATGCTTTCTATCAACAAAAAATTCAATATCCAGTTTTATTATACGTTCCCGAAAAACTATTACAAGAAAATAAAAGAGCTGGCTGTTCCGGTTCATTTTAATTTCTCCGGAGAAAAGTTTCTAAGTTCAATCAGTAATAAAACCCATAAAGAGATTCATATCAACCTTTATCATAATCAGTGTGAGTTTTTTGCCATTGACAATAAAAAAATCATCCTTTACAATAATCTGGATGTGAACTCAGAAGTAGATTTTCTTTATTTCATCATGTTTACATTGAGTAAAATTGGTTTCGGAATCAATGAAACCAGCTTTTATGCTTATGGAGAAACAACGGAAAATGAAACCTTCATTTCCGAACTTCAGAAATTTGTGAAAAACCTGAAAATTGTTTTTGACAATATTCCTAACAAAAATTTTATACTTAACTAG
- a CDS encoding Smr/MutS family protein codes for MKIGDKVSVVDEDLSGVITSVKGNIAVFKDDYGFTHQYPKEKLVPKDADLYENMRVVRKAEPKKIISKKHQKNHLVLDLHFHNLVKNPNDYDSFERLFIQKEKLIEVIEFCRRNNLKRLEIVHGIGDGTLQRMVRDVLESQVNIDFYNKEILHHQSGAVMVEFH; via the coding sequence ATGAAGATTGGCGACAAGGTTTCGGTGGTAGATGAGGATTTAAGCGGAGTAATTACTTCCGTGAAGGGAAATATTGCCGTTTTCAAAGATGATTATGGCTTTACCCATCAATATCCAAAAGAAAAACTGGTTCCTAAAGATGCTGATCTCTATGAAAATATGAGGGTGGTAAGAAAAGCAGAACCCAAAAAAATCATTTCCAAGAAACATCAGAAAAATCATTTGGTTTTAGACCTGCATTTTCATAATTTGGTAAAGAATCCTAATGACTATGACAGCTTTGAAAGACTGTTTATTCAAAAGGAAAAGCTGATTGAAGTAATTGAGTTTTGCAGAAGGAACAACCTGAAGAGACTGGAAATTGTTCACGGCATTGGTGACGGTACTTTGCAGAGGATGGTTCGGGATGTTCTGGAAAGCCAGGTCAATATTGATTTTTATAATAAGGAAATACTTCACCATCAATCGGGTGCGGTAATGGTAGAATTTCACTAA
- a CDS encoding metallophosphoesterase family protein has translation MTKVLLLSDSHSYIDDRILEYASQADEVWHCGDFGSLDVIEQLEKIKPLKGVYGNIDNAKIQAEFPEVNRFFCEKLEVLMIHIGGYPGKYTPLTKKEIAEKAPKLFISGHSHILKAMYDEKNNLLHLNPGACGKQGWHKVRTMMRFLVDGEEIKDLEVIELGPRV, from the coding sequence ATGACAAAAGTTCTTCTTCTTTCCGACTCGCATTCTTATATAGATGATAGAATTCTGGAATATGCTTCCCAAGCCGATGAAGTTTGGCACTGTGGAGATTTCGGAAGTCTGGATGTCATTGAACAGCTTGAAAAAATAAAACCGCTGAAGGGCGTGTACGGAAATATTGATAATGCTAAAATCCAGGCAGAATTTCCGGAAGTAAACCGTTTTTTTTGTGAAAAGCTGGAAGTTCTGATGATCCACATTGGCGGCTATCCCGGAAAATATACTCCACTCACGAAGAAAGAAATTGCAGAAAAAGCGCCGAAATTGTTTATTTCAGGCCATTCTCATATTTTAAAAGCGATGTACGATGAGAAAAACAACCTTCTCCATCTGAATCCCGGCGCGTGCGGAAAACAGGGATGGCATAAGGTGAGAACCATGATGCGCTTTCTCGTAGACGGTGAGGAAATCAAAGATCTGGAAGTCATTGAACTGGGACCGAGAGTTTGA